Proteins found in one Sorghum bicolor cultivar BTx623 chromosome 1, Sorghum_bicolor_NCBIv3, whole genome shotgun sequence genomic segment:
- the LOC8057095 gene encoding protein synthesis inhibitor II, protein MEKEKPAFTAELDVSRGSSYGGFISGVRNQLVRHARATRHLELVLLHPQEEDPKKAPWFRVALRCSSSGDSAVLLRVRTDNLYISGYQSSDGRWWEFRGGSVIDAATELAFTDSYESMGRAAGLELESVTLSKKDLEAAVGQLAAAAGRRPSAGGAGSSSQQDTARSLMVVAVMVCEAIRFRSVAGALAHVMCNAARFGTLPAHMVAQVKNWSSLSEYWLGAALYGQKFLPLVGAADGSQQRCDHIPRHLLAPVKIDCQDHAMMALGVALNRQRPLQDKHRKALDDHWRAVRAQARKLDRERT, encoded by the coding sequence ATGGAGAAGGAGAAGCCAGcgttcacggcggagctcgaCGTGTCCCGTGGCTCGTCCTACGGCGGGTTCATCTCCGGCGTGCGCAACCAGCTCGTGCGTCACGCCCGCGCGACGCGCCACCTGGAGCTCGTCCTGCTCCATCCACAAGAAGAGGACCCCAAGAAGGCACCGTGGTTCCGCGTCGCGCTCCGGTGTAGCTCCTCCGGGGACTCGGCGGTGCTCCTCCGGGTACGCACCGACAACCTCTACATCTCCGGCTACCAGAGCTCCGACGGGCGGTGGTGGGAGTTCCGGGGCGGCTCGGTCATCGACGCCGCGACGGAGCTCGCCTTCACCGACAGCTACGAGAGCATGGGGAGAGCGGCCGGGTTAGAGCTGGAGAGTGTCACCCTTAGCAAGAAGGATCTCGAGGCCGCGGTGGGGCAGCTCGCGGCAGCGGCTGGACGACGACCCAGCGCCGGCGGCGCCGGCAGCAGTAGTCAGCAGGATACCGCGAGATCGCTGATGGTCGTCGCGGTGATGGTCTGCGAGGCCATCAGGTTCAGGAGCGTCGCCGGCGCACTGGCGCACGTCATGTGCAACGCCGCGCGGTTCGGCACGCTGCCGGCGCACATGGTCGCCCAGGTGAAGAACTGGAGCAGCCTGTCCGAGTACTGGCTCGGCGCCGCCCTCTACGGGCAGAAGTTCCTGCCGCTCGTCGGGGCGGCCGACGGCAGCCAGCAGCGGTGCGACCACATCCCGCGCCACCTGCTTGCGCCTGTGAAGATAGACTGCCAGGACCACGCCATGATGGCGCTCGGTGTCGCGCTCAACCGGCAGAGGCCGTTGCAAGACAAGCACAGGAAGGCGCTCGACGACCATTGGCGCGCCGTGCGCGCACAAGCACGCAAGCTCGACAGGGAGAGGACTTGA
- the LOC8057096 gene encoding DNA-binding protein EMBP-1 isoform X2 has product MASSTSATSGGDECPRAPTSDASAAAGTAPLTLPQAHVEWAASMQAYYAAGGQPYAWHTAQQHLMAAAAAAAGAPYGTPVPFHPAYYATHASMATSVPYPSAEPVAVAEGKGKRKSPGAPSVGCTSGSAGGSENSSDKRDASAHHKVLPSVKRRKSSGANVQGEPSQAATGQDAAAESRITAKKRSAAKLSISTPEMAATSNVRPNLNIGMELWSDSPVKAETSGQGEIYAAAPSQLDSALSMMDERELKRERRKQSNRESARRSRLRKQQECEELAQKVTDLTAINGTLRSELDELKKACEDMEAENSQLMGELEQFEAPSVVTTLSIQIDTSKAHHRSSDQHGNRNNTDSKV; this is encoded by the exons ATGGCGTCGTCCACCTCCGCGACGTCGGGCGGCGACGAGTGCccgcgcgcgcctacaagcgACGCGTCCGCTGCGGCGGGGACAGCGCCGCTGACGCTGCCGCAGGCGCACGTGGAGTGGGCCGCCTCGATGCAGGCCTACTACGCCGCCGGTGGGCAGCCTTACGCCTGGCACACCGCGCAG CAGCACCTGATGGCGGCGGCCGCAGCCGCGGCGGGGGCACCGTACGGGACGCCGGTGCCGTTCCACCCCGCGTACTACGCCACGCACGCGTCAATGGCCACG AGTGTGCCCTACCCTAGTGCTGagccggtggcggtggcggaagGGAAGGGCAAGAGGAAGAGCCCTGGCGCCCCTTCTGTTGGTTGCACTTCCGGAAG TGCCGGTGGAAGCGAGAACTCATCAGATAAaagagatgctagtgctcatcatAAG GTATTACCTTCTGTAAAGAGGAGAAAGTCCAGCGGCGCCAACGTACAAG GTGAGCCATCACAGGCTGCAACAGGTCAAGATGCTGCAGCTGAGTCCCGGATCACAGCAAAAAAGAGGTCTGCAGCAAAACTCTCCATTTCGACACCTGAGATGGCTGCAACCTCCAATGTCAGACCCAACTTGAACATTGGGATGGAACTTTGGAGTGATTCTCCAGTTAAAGCAGAGACCTCTGGACAGGGTGAAATATATGCTGCTGCGCCTTCCCAGCTTGACAGCGCTTTGTCGATGATG GATGAGCGAGAACTGAAAAGGGAGAGAAGAAAACAATCTAACAGAGAGTCAGCTAGGAGATCAAGATTGCGCAAGCAG CAAGAATGTGAGGAACTAGCGCAGAAGGTAACTGACCTTACCGCCATTAACGGCACACTCAGATCAGAACTCGACGAGCTTAAGAAGGCCTGTGAAGACATGGAAGCAGAGAATTCACAACTAATG GGTGAATTGGAACAGTTCGAGGCACCTAGTGTTGTAACAACTTTGAGCATCCAGATTGACACATCAAAGGCACATCATAGAAGCAGTGACCAGCATGGTAATAGAAATAACACTGATAGCAAGGTGTAG
- the LOC8061426 gene encoding UDP-glycosyltransferase 83A1 produces MSAADAGKVAHTAPHALLLPYPAQGHVIPFMELADRLLDRGFAVTFVNTEFNHRRVVVAAGGAAAGGRLRLVGVADGMGDGEDRDNLVRLNACMQEAMPPRLEALLVADDERLGRVTCVVVDAGMSWALDAVKRRGLPAAALWPASAAVLAVLLGAKTLIRDGVIDDDGAPVKLENNTFRLAESMPPMDAVFLAWNYMGNRDAERMVFHYLTTTAWTAVAKADVVLCNTFEELEPDIFGPYSPAATTILPIGPLRTWRRQTSQAPAGHFWRADDEACLSFLDAQQPHGSVVYVAFGSLTVMSPVQLQELALALLASARPFLWVFRPGLAAELPAAFTDLLPRHGRGKVVEWAPQEKVLAHPAIGCFLTHCGWNSTLEGVRHGVPLLCWPYFTDQFTNQAYICDIWRVGLRMAPNDSDSTVTKERIMERLESLMGDSGVKERVKGLKDLAERNMGTKGQSLKNLNTFVEFMRK; encoded by the exons AtgtccgccgccgacgccggcaAAGTCGCCCACACGGCGCCGCACGCGCTCCTGCTCCCGTACCCGGCGCAAGGCCACGTGATCCCGTTCATGGAGCTGGCCGACCGCCTCCTCGACCGCGGCTTCGCCGTCACCTTCGTCAACACCGAGTTCAACCACCGCCGCGTCGTCGTGGCCGCCGGCGGAGCCGCGGCTGGCGGCCGGCTGCGGCTCGTGGGCGTCGCCGACGGGATGGGCGACGGCGAGGACCGCGACAACCTCGTCCGCCTCAACGCCTGCATGCAGGAGGCCATGCCGCCGCGGCTCGAGGCGCTCCTCGTCGCCGACGACGAGCGCCTCGGCAGGGTGACGTGCGTCGTCGTCGACGCCGGCATGTCGTGGGCGCTGGACGCGGTCAAGCGGCGTGGGCTCCCGGCCGCCGCCCTCTGGCCCGCGTCGGCGGCCGTGCTCGCCGTGCTCCTGGGCGCCAAGACGCTCATTCGCGATGGCGTCATCGATGACGACG gAGCTCCAGTAAAGCTGGAGAACAACACGTTCCGGCTGGCCGAGTCGATGCCGCCCATGGACGCCGTCTTCCTAGCCTGGAACTACATGGGCAACCGCGACGCCGAGCGCATGGTGTTCCACTACCTCACCACCACGGCGTGGACCGCCGTCGCCAAGGCAGACGTCGTCCTCTGCAACACCTTCGAGGAGCTCGAGCCGGACATCTTCGGCCCCTACTCCCCGGCGGCCACCACCATCCTCCCCATCGGCCCGCTGCGCACATGGCGGCGTCAAACGAGCCAGGCGCCGGCGGGGCACTTCTGGCGCGCCGACGACGAGGCCTGCCTGTCCTTCCTCGACGCGCAGCAGCCCCATGGCTCCGTGGTGTACGTGGCGTTCGGCAGCCTGACGGTCATGAGCCCCGTGCAGCTCCAGGAGCTCGCGCTGGCTCTGCTGGCCTCCGCCCGCCCGTTCCTGTGGGTGTTCCGGCCGGGTCTGGCGGCCGAGCTCCCCGCCGCGTTCACGGATCTCCTGCCACGCCATGGGAGGGGTAAGGTGGTGGAGTGGGCGCCGCAGGAGAAAGTGCTCGCGCATCCTGCAATTGGGTGTTTCTTGACGCATTGCGGGTGGAACTCGACGTTGGAGGGCGTCCGCCATGGCGTGCCTTTGCTTTGTTGGCCCTATTTCACTGACCAGTTCACGAACCAGGCATATATCTGTGATATATGGAGGGTGGGGCTAAGGATGGCGCCCAATGACAGTGATAGCACTGTCACCAAGGAGAGAATCATGGAGAGATTGGAGAGCCTGATGGGTGATAGTGGTGTTAAGGAAAGAGTGAAAGGATTGAAGGATTTGGCAGAGAGAAACATGGGGACAAAGGGTCAATCTTTGAAGAACCTCAACACCTTCGTGGAGTTTATGAGGAAGTGA
- the LOC8057096 gene encoding DNA-binding protein EMBP-1 isoform X1: MASSTSATSGGDECPRAPTSDASAAAGTAPLTLPQAHVEWAASMQAYYAAGGQPYAWHTAQQHLMAAAAAAAGAPYGTPVPFHPAYYATHASMATVNAGHPPSIVSFSSVPYPSAEPVAVAEGKGKRKSPGAPSVGCTSGSAGGSENSSDKRDASAHHKVLPSVKRRKSSGANVQGEPSQAATGQDAAAESRITAKKRSAAKLSISTPEMAATSNVRPNLNIGMELWSDSPVKAETSGQGEIYAAAPSQLDSALSMMDERELKRERRKQSNRESARRSRLRKQQECEELAQKVTDLTAINGTLRSELDELKKACEDMEAENSQLMGELEQFEAPSVVTTLSIQIDTSKAHHRSSDQHGNRNNTDSKV, from the exons ATGGCGTCGTCCACCTCCGCGACGTCGGGCGGCGACGAGTGCccgcgcgcgcctacaagcgACGCGTCCGCTGCGGCGGGGACAGCGCCGCTGACGCTGCCGCAGGCGCACGTGGAGTGGGCCGCCTCGATGCAGGCCTACTACGCCGCCGGTGGGCAGCCTTACGCCTGGCACACCGCGCAG CAGCACCTGATGGCGGCGGCCGCAGCCGCGGCGGGGGCACCGTACGGGACGCCGGTGCCGTTCCACCCCGCGTACTACGCCACGCACGCGTCAATGGCCACGGTGAACGCTGGACACCCTCCCTCGATCGTTTCATTTTCG AGTGTGCCCTACCCTAGTGCTGagccggtggcggtggcggaagGGAAGGGCAAGAGGAAGAGCCCTGGCGCCCCTTCTGTTGGTTGCACTTCCGGAAG TGCCGGTGGAAGCGAGAACTCATCAGATAAaagagatgctagtgctcatcatAAG GTATTACCTTCTGTAAAGAGGAGAAAGTCCAGCGGCGCCAACGTACAAG GTGAGCCATCACAGGCTGCAACAGGTCAAGATGCTGCAGCTGAGTCCCGGATCACAGCAAAAAAGAGGTCTGCAGCAAAACTCTCCATTTCGACACCTGAGATGGCTGCAACCTCCAATGTCAGACCCAACTTGAACATTGGGATGGAACTTTGGAGTGATTCTCCAGTTAAAGCAGAGACCTCTGGACAGGGTGAAATATATGCTGCTGCGCCTTCCCAGCTTGACAGCGCTTTGTCGATGATG GATGAGCGAGAACTGAAAAGGGAGAGAAGAAAACAATCTAACAGAGAGTCAGCTAGGAGATCAAGATTGCGCAAGCAG CAAGAATGTGAGGAACTAGCGCAGAAGGTAACTGACCTTACCGCCATTAACGGCACACTCAGATCAGAACTCGACGAGCTTAAGAAGGCCTGTGAAGACATGGAAGCAGAGAATTCACAACTAATG GGTGAATTGGAACAGTTCGAGGCACCTAGTGTTGTAACAACTTTGAGCATCCAGATTGACACATCAAAGGCACATCATAGAAGCAGTGACCAGCATGGTAATAGAAATAACACTGATAGCAAGGTGTAG